The genomic DNA GACACCAATAGCTCCTGGAAACTTAGTTGCTACTTTTGTAATCATGTCATCCATAGCATCAGTTAAAGAACTCATACTAATTAAATGAGCTACTGGACAAGTGAAAAATTGTGTTAAATATAATGGCAACCAGTCATAGCTAAAATTTAAAATTAAATCATAATTTTCCTGTACTTGATCAGCATAACTCCACATATTCGCCAAAACTGAATTGTTAGGAATATAAATTTGCTCATCACGCTTTTGATCTTGGGCTGGGTTTTGTGTGTTTCCAGGTATTTCTATTAGAGGTAACGAACCACTCCGAGAACCCTCCGGTGCTACAATATCCACTTTGTGTCCCCGTTTTAGCATTGCTTTGGCAGTATTAGATAGGGTTACTTCTACTCCACCACTCAACCCTGAACCTAATGTACCAACGGCGGTGGACATGAATAATAATTTGTAAGATGGATTCGTCATCATTAATATCCTCAAAAAAAAATTGTGGTATTTATCCTAAATGAATCATCTTCAAAATCAAGTAGGAATGCTATATTTTTTTATCATAATTTGGTATTGCTGATTAAGAGTATGATTTTGTTCCACGCAGAGTCCCAGAGAGTAAGAGCTTATTTTTTTTAATTTTTCAATTCCATCCTTCAATTCAGCAACGCCAATTTTTGCCTTATGGTCGGGGAATTGATTGATAAATTTTAGTTTTATCTATTAGTTTATTTAAACTTAATCTCGTAATAATATCATAATATTTATTGTTGCGGGATGCTACAAGAATTAAAATGTAGTAGCTTACCACAGGTTAAACAAAAATTTATGAGTGTTTTGTCGGTTCTATGTTTATGCAAGATGAATGAAAAAATTTTGATTTAAGCTACGATTATGTTAAAGTAAGTTTGCCCTTTTTTTTAGGTCAGGTAAATCCAATTTCATCAGTTAATCTAGAATTAATAAATTCAGGGTTTGCTAATTACCAATAAAACCAAATATTCAATCCTATGAAACATCCTTTAATTTCTATTATTACTCCAGCTTATAAAGCTGAAAATACCATCATTAGAGCCGTTAAAAGTGTAATAAAACAAGATTTTCCTGATTGGGAAATGATTATTATTAGTGATGATTTACAAAATTATGAGCAGATTCTCAAAGAAAATAATATTATAGATGCACGATTGCAATTTACTTCAACTAATAAGTTAGGATCAGGTGCAAGTAATGCTAGGAATAAAGGTTTAGAGACTGCTAAAGGACAGTATATAGCTTCCCTTGATGCAGATGATGAGTTTAAATCTCAAAAGTTATCGAAGATGATACCTTTGGTAGAAAAGTATGGTGCGGCTGTTTCTGATATTGAGTTTCGAGATAGCGATTCTTACCTTGCCTTGGAAAAATTAAATCAGTTACCTGAAAATGATTTTCTTTCTGCAAAAGATATCATTCCCGTTTGTCTGCATACCTATAGTATTTATTTATATGATCGAGCAAAAATTCCTAATTTATACTATGAAAATGATTTGGCTAGAGCGCAAGATTTGGTTTTTTTGATGTCATTTTTTAATCACATTGAATTTATTGGTTTTGAGTCTGATAGATTGCATACTTATTACAGGCGTGAAGGTTCTGTTTGTAATTCTGCCGATACCCATGCAACTTCTCATCAAAATAAACAAAGGTTACTGGCAAAAATAAATAATGATCAGATATCTATTCAAAACGAATTAGCCAAGGAAGAGACTAGAAAATATATGAATTTCAGTTTAGAAATAGATGATATTTATGATCAAGAAATTCTGAAAAATCCCCAAGCTGAATGGTTACAAATTTTTAAAACACAAATTCAAGAACGCTATTTTCTCAGCTAACTATATAGAATGCAGATAGAAAGATGATTTTTCGATCCTTGATTCTGAAAATCAGTCCAGTGACTGGGTAAATTATGACGTTTTATTAAGTTAAGTAAAGCAACCCTAAGAGCTTTTGGAGTATAGGACTCAACCGTAATCCAGGGATGATAAGCTAAACAGTGAAATAACAAAGTGACTTAGGATGTAGTGTTAAATGGGTGTTTCCTCAACGGCTCCTCTCCTCCTTCGGGCTGCACGTGGTGAACAAGTAGATCGTCCCCCTGTATGGATGATGCGACAAGCGGGACGCTATATGAAAGCGTATCGGGATTTACGGGAAAAATATCCTTCTTTTCGGGAACGCTCAGAAATTCCTGAAGTAGCGATTGAAGTTTCCCTCCAACCGTGGAGAGCTTTCCAACCCGACGGAGTTATTTTATTTTCCGATATTGTCACCCCCCTACCTGGTATGGGAATTGACATGGATATTGCGGAAGGTAAAGGCCCAATTATTAACGCGCCCATTCGCACTCAAGAACAAGTTGATCAACTACGTCCACTAGATCCAGAAACATCCCTGCCATTCATTAAAACGATTTTGCAGGCATTAAGGCAGGAAGTAGATAATCAATCAACGGTGTTGGGCTTTGTGGGCGCACCCTGGACTTTAGCAGCTTATGCGGTGGAAGGTAAAGGTTCTAAAACCTATTCCATCATCAAAAACATGGCTTTCTCAGAACCAGCAATTTTGCATCAGTTACTCACTAAATTTGCTGAATCTATAGCAGATTATGTACGCTATCAAATTGATTGTGGCGCTCAAGTGGTGCAAATGTTTGATTCTTGGGCGGGACAATTAAGCCCTCAAGATTATGAAGTATTTGCTGCACCCTATCAAAAAATGGTGTTTGAAAAGGTGAAAGAAACCCATCCTGATACACCATTAATTTTGTTGGTTACAGGTAGTGCCGGACTTTTAGAAAGAATGGCTACCTCTGGTGCAGATATCCTCACCATTGACTGGACTGTGGATATGGCAGATGCACGGAAAAGACTGGGTAAGGAAGTGAAAGTACAGGGTAATCTTGATCCCGGTGTGTTATTTGGTTCTAAGGAATTTATCCGCGATCGCATTTTGGATACAGTTCGTAAAGCCGGTAATTGGGGACATATCCTCAACCTTGGACATGGTGTACTACCAACCACACCAGAAGAAAATGTCGCTCATTTCTTTGAAACTGCCAAAAACCTCAACGCTTTGGTTTAATCAGTTATTAGTTATCAGTTGTCAGTGATCAAAACTGAAAATTGGCAACTGATTTCACTGATTGAAAGTTTGATTTCTTAATTTTTAAATTATAATTACTTCATGTCTAAAAAACGAATTTTAATCACAGGTGCAAGTGGCTGTATCGGTCACTACATTAGCGAAGCGTTAATTGAAAACACTGAACACGAACTTTATTTATTAGTGAGAAATCCTAATAAATTGCAAGTTGATACTCAAACACGGACAGGAATCACCATTTTACAAGGTGATATGCAGGAAATTAACAAATTTTCCAACCTCCTAAAAACCATTGACACTGCGGTTTTAACAGCAACTTCCTGGGGTGGGGATAATATTTTTGATATTAATGTTAATAAAACCATAGAGTTGATGAGTTTGTTAAACCCAGAAAGATGTCAACAGGTAATTTATTTTTCGACAGCGAGTGTTTTAAATCATGATAACCAACCATTAAAAGAAGCGGGAGAAATTGGCACAGATTATATTAGTTCTAAATATGATTGTTTACATAAAATTGAAGAATTAGCTATTTTTCCTAAGATTACTACAGTGTTTCCTACCTTGGTTTTAGGTGGTGATGAGACAAAACCCTATTCTCATTTAACATCTGGTATTTCTGAAGTTACTAAATTTATTAATATCATTCGTTTTTTACAGGCGGATGGTAGCTTTCACTTTATTCATGGAAAAGATATTGGTACAGTTGTCCAGTATTTAATTGATTATCCACCACAAGCGGGCGATCCGCGCAGATTTGTTTTAGGCCAATCTGGGTTAACGGTTAATCAAGCTGTAGAAGAAGTTTGTGATTATCTAGGTAAAAAGATTTTTTTCCGCATTCCGTTATCTTTAGGTTTAGCGAATGTAATTATTAAATTATTTAGAATTCAAATGGCTGCATGGGATAGATTTTGTATGAGTTATCGGCATTTTACCTATTCTAATGCCATCAATCCTGGTAGTTTTGATTTACCTAATTACTGTGTAACTATGAGTGATGTTTTAAGAATTAGTGGTGTGAAAGACGGCAAATAAAATAAAATAAAATAAAATTTTAGTTTTTGTCTCTAGTCTTCACTAATTTTAACTAACTTTCAAACTGACTGCAAAATCTCTAATTTAGGACTTACGCAATAGTCAGAAAATAACTAATCACAAATAGATACACAGAGAATACAAATAAATAATTAGCATATTTTACGTAAGTCCGGAAAGTTGTTAATTACTTTCTGTCTTAGATACTAATATCTACTTCCCCTGGTAGATCCAAAGCGATTAACAAAGCTTGTGCTAGATGTGCCATTACCACCTCAGAAAGTACACCTCTTAACCGCAAAAAGCGCGTTTTTGATAATACCCGCACCTGATCTGCCATTGCGATCGAGTCTTTTCTCAGGCCACCATCTGGAGATAAAATTAAAACTTGGGTAGGATAAACTCGTTTGCCCGTTTGATAAGTCGTACACGGTACTGCTAAAACTACTGGGCTAGATAAATTAATTACGTCACGACTAACTATAATTACCGGGCGTGTTCCTCCTTGTTCTGAACCTTCAGTCATTTCTAGACGCGCATCGTAAACTTCACCCCTTCTCATCTTGGAGATTCCCCTAACTGCAACGCCTCCCATTGAGCCGTAGCAAATTCTGCCTCGATTTTTAAGACTTCCGCTTGATAATCAGGATCTCTCGTCATCTCTGCCAGTGCTGCGTCTATTTCCGCTCGCTTTTGTGCTGCTAACTCTCGTTTCAGAGCTTGCACCACAAAATCATTACGACTTTTGGCTTTTCCCTCCAGTACGGCTTTATCTGTAGCTTCTAGCAGTTCTTTCGGGATCGTTAACGTCGTGCGAATTGTTTTTACTTTCATGGTGCGTTCAGTCTATGATGTCTGAAGTGATGCCTTATATGATATCGTTTTAATCGTCAAATTGTAACTGTAAGTTTGCTAGTGGCAATTTGTGATTGGTAATGAAAAGGCTTCATAGGTGAGAGTTAAGCGGCTAAACCAAGATCAAAAAGTTTGGCATTGCTAAATAATGAGATGATTTTTGTCTCACGCCAAGGCGCAAAGAAGCAAAAGCTCAAGGAGACAGATTTTGTAAAAAGTCTCTAAGGGTTTTATCTCGCAATTATGCAAGGCCAAAAGTTTGTGATTAACTAAAACTACTAAATTTTCATATGATGAAGTCTAGATACAAGAGCTAAATCCTTTATTCATTTGTGTTTACACCATTTTTACTCATTAATTGACTATCTTAAAAAGAGATATTTAGTTCCAGGCGATCGCCTTGATTTTCTTCTGCACTTTCTTAACAACTATGAAAACACCTACAGAATTACCAATTCGCTTAGATTATTACTACGAACAAATCAAAACAATTATTCTCTCCCGTCAAAATCCCATCACCGGTTTATTACCAGCCAGTACCGCCATTACTGCCCACGGTGATTATACAGATGCTTGGGTGAGAGATAATGTTTATAGTATTTTGGCAGTCTGGGGTTTAGCATTAGCTTACCGCAAAATAGATGACGATCAAGGACGTACCTATGAATTGGAATATAGTGTAGTCAAATTGATGCGTGGTTTGCTGTTTGCAATGATGCGACAGTCCCATAAGGTAGAAACATTTAAACACACACAATCTTTACTAGATGGACTGCACGCCAAATACAATACTGCCACTGGTGATGTTGTAGTTGGGGATGATGAATGGGGACATTTACAACTAGATGCGACATCTATATATCTGTTGATGTTGGCACAAATGACAGCATCAGGTTTATCAATTATTTTTACCTTGGATGAAGTTAACTTTGTCCAAAATTTGGTTTATTACATTGGGAGAGCTTACCGCACCCCAGATTTTGGGATTTGGGAGCGAGGTAATAAAATTAATCACGGTAGTGCCGAACTAAATGCCAGTTCTCTGGGTATGGCTAAAGCTGCACTAGAGGCGATGAATGGACTGAATTTATTTGGTGTCAATGGTTGTCAAGCCTCAGTAATTCATGTTCTCCCAGATGAAATTGCTAGGGCGAGAATTACCTTAGAATCTTTATTACCAAGGGAATCAGCATCTAAAGAAGTTGATGCGGCTTTATTGAGTATTATTAGTTATCCTGCCTTTGCAGTGGAAGATTTACAGTTACAACAACGCACCTTTAATGAAATTATTAATAAATTGGGTGGTAGATATGGCTGTAAACGCTTTTTGAGAGATGGACACCAAACGGTTTTAGAAGACTCTCACCGGTTACATTATGAACCTTGGGAACTGAAACAATTTGAAAATATCGAATGTGAATGGCCGTTGTTTTTCACTTATTTAATTCTTGATGGTATTTTTAGTCAGAATGATGAACAAGTTGAAAAATATCAACAACTTTTAGCCGAAGTTATTGTTGAAAGGGATGGCTGGAAGTTATTACCGGAATTGTATTATGTACCTGAAGAAAATATTGAGGCGGAAAAATTAGAGCCTCATACACAAACTAGATTACCTAATGAAAATATTCCTTTGGTGTGGGCGCAAAGTTTATATTTTTTGGGAGAAATGTTGACCGAAGGTTTAATTGCAGTAGGAGATATTGATCCTTTAGGTAGACATTTACGGGTGGGTAAAAATCGGGAAGCAATGGTACAAATTGCTTTGCTGGCAGAAGATGAAGAATTACAATCTGAGTTAGAAGTGTATGGTATTGAAACTCAAACACCTAACCAAGTAGAACCAATTCAAATTAGGCACGCTGGGGAACTTTCACAAATTTATACGCAAATTGGGCGTAATGATAAATTAGGTTTGACAGGCCGTCCGATGCGGAGGTTGCGGAGTTTGACAATATCAAGAATGTACCGGATTCAAGATCAAACTATTGCTTTTTTACCTACTTTTTTGGATTCACAACAATTTTATTTAACCCTGGATTACCATTTTTTAGTTGATCAAATTCGTGGTGAGTTAGCTTATATCCAAAAGTGTTGGAGTGATTTAGGTCGGCCGACTTTGACTTTAATGATTACTCGTACCATGTTAGAAACTGGTGCAGAAGCATTATTAGAATTAATGCAGGAACTCAAGGATGGTGTTTGTGGTGGTGTGAAGGTAAAATTAGGCAGATTGAATCAATTAATGCTGACTGCTGCTTTGCAAAGAATTGATTTTCTGGAAGATATTAAGTTATTTTCTCCTCCTGTTAAGGATGCCAAGCTGCGTTACTATCATTTGTTTTCTAATCCTAGTAAAAATTGGCGGTTGGGACATACACAGGAATTTCACATGGAATGTGAAACTAACTTAGATGCTTTGCTGAGTTATTTACGTTCCTCGGAAAATATTTATGAACAAATTGAATTATTGCAAACTTTAAGTCGTTTAAAGGGTTTGGATTTTGAAACTGGTTATGGCGAAGCTGGTTATGCAGTGACAGTGGGAGATTTATTGGATGAAGTTTACACTAAAGCTGGTTCTTTAGGTTTGTGGGCGGTGGTACGACGAGCTGCTGCTTTAAGACAAATGGTGGATATTGCTTTGTCTGATGCGGTGACAAGTATTTTGGTTTGTGGTAAACAAATTGCTGTGGGTAGGGCTTATAGTGAGGCTTCATTGATCACTGTACCTATGTCTCATCATGAAATTGCTGAGAAGATTAATAATTTCTGTCGGGAGGATATCCGCGATCGCGTTTTGACTCAAGAAGTGATGATTTATTTGGGTGTGTTAATTAAGTCAGAACCGGAATTATTTAAGGGACTTTTAACACTGAGAGTTGGTTATTTGATTCTGTTAATTACTAGCGAATTAGCCCAAGAATTAGGTGTAACTCAGGATGAAGCTTATGATCATTTGATGCAGCTTTCACCTTATGAAGTTAAGGATCGTCTGGAAAAAGTCTTAACTAGCTATAGTGGTGTTACTGGTTTATTACGTCAACAGGAATCATTGCATATTAAGCAGAAAGAAAGTGATATTGCTTGGGTGGTGCAACCAGTAATTAGGGAAGAAATTGAAGTTGAACCAGAAAATTGGCGCAGATATCGTCAAGCAGAAGGGGCAATAAATCGAGTTCCCAAGGACTTTTTTAAACAAGTTTGGTTGTTAATGCACCATTGTAAAGGGTTGGTAATTGGGGATAAGTTAGAAAGAAGAAATCGCTTGGAAAGTGAGTTGATGATTTCAGAAATGACCGCTGGGGAAAGAAATTTTGCTCTGAGAATTGAACATTTACTGAATAAAATTGAAGCCCCAGAATATCGCCAAGTCAATGTAGAAGCGTTGATGGAGTTAGCAGCAATAGCAGCTAATAATCCGAATTTACACATTGAAGAATATATTGTTTTAGATGTTTTAGTTGGTCATGCGGTCAGATTAGCATGGTTAGAAAATCATCCAGAAAGGGGCGATCGCTATGACGAAGATAAGGGTTTAGCATGGCCTAATTTTTATAATACTTCTCCCAGTGATTGTGCTACTTATATCTTGAAGGCGTTAAAATTCCTGACGAAGTTTGAAAGAGATTTGTAACTTGATCACAAGGTTTAGCAATGCTAAACCCAGAGATAAAGGAAAATATTGAAAGTTGATCGTCACTCCAACCACAATTAATAAGCTGATATTATCTAAGTTGTGGTTATTAATAAAAAATTAATCTTTACTGGGTTGCATAGATATGTACAGTTATAGTATTTTCCTAGAAAATATGCCATAACAAAAGCACAGATACTACTACAATTTGGTGTCTATACATGAAAAATTCTCAGATCCATTTTAGCGATCGCCTCACGGAAATTGATCTTTACCAACTTCAACACCTGTTTAATCTTGCCGCTTTTTGGGCAAAAGGGCGTAGTATAAAGGATTTGAGAACAGCTATTGCTAACAGTAAACCAGTTATATCTGTTTGGAATCAAGAACAATTAATTGGTTTTGCAAGGGCGGCTTCTGATGGTATCTATCGCGCTACAATTTGGGATGTGGTTATTCATCCAGAATATCAAGGTAAGGGACTGGGTATCAAGTTAGTAGAAACAGTTTTAGCTCACCCAGTCATGCAAGTAGAGCGTGTTTACCTAATGACTACTAACCAACAAAAATTCTACGAAAAGATCGGGTTTCAAACCAACAGTACAACCACGATGGTACTATACAATCAAACCGATCTTAGTTCTATTCCTACGGGAGAAGTTAAACTTCAGGAATCGCTAAAGGGATAGATATTTGTAATCTAGTCCAATCCTGTGTTACTTCATGGGTGATAGGAGAGGAAATAACTTCTAATTTTCCTCCCATCACTGCTAATAATTTCTGATTTAATAATAGTTTCATTCCTGAAGATAGTTCCGGATCTTCCTGATTTGTTACTTCTTTAGATGCAACTAAATCTACTGCTTCACTAGATATAACAGCATCACTAGGGACATCTAAACAAATCTGCACAAAATTACTTTTATGCTCCATAGATGCAATATTAGCGGCAAGATAAATACTGCCTTCTTCCATCTTTAAAATAGCAGTGTCTATTAAGTTTACTAATATTTGGCGTAGCCAGCGCAGATCAGCTAAAACGTAAATTTCAGGTTCTGGGAATGATACATGAAAAGGATAATTACGATTTGCCGCCAGCATATAAGTTAATTTATGAACTTCCTGAAAAACATCATTTAGCTGAATAGGCTGAAGTTCTAACTTGTTTTTACCATGTTCTGTTCTGGCAACACTGAGAATTTCATCAATCATTTTCAGTAGTTTAAGTGATCTATCATAGGCTTGGCTGACAAATTCCCTTTCTTCAGCCGGATTTTCACACAGATCATTTAAAATTAACTGATGTAAACCGATTAACCCATTCAATGGCGATCGCAATTCATGGCTAGTTCTAGCTAAAAAACCAGCTTGAAACTGGCTCATTTCCCTAGCCATTTCGTAAGCTAATGTCGTTTGGTTTAATTCCTCTAAAATTCCAGTTTCTTCCTGTATTGGGACTGTTTTAATAGGGCTAGATACTGTCTTGGGAGTCTGTAAAAATAACTTACAAAGGCCAATTCCTAATCCTATACCTGTTCCTAAATATAGCCAGTTAGTGAAGTTCATAATTTTATAAAGATAATTTTTTTCTTTTCCAACTTTTCAGGGATAAATTATAAATTATGAGTTAATTGTAATTGCTCCTTGACGTAAAATTTGCCAACCATGACCAGTCCATTTAGCAACAGTGGAAGGAATTCCTAAACCTTTATATTCTGTAGATGCTAAAGTAAAAACTTCTGGGAATTGAGTTTCTATTTCTTCTCTATTTTCTAAAGTAGGTTGTCCTGATAAATTGGCACTGGTTGTAGCCATCGGACCAGTTTGAATTAAAATAGTTTGGGCAATTTGATGATTTGGCACTCTGACACCAATAGTATTTGGATCATGGGGATTCATAACTTTAGGAACTTTTGTATTAGCTGGTAATACTAAAGTTAAAGCACCAGGCCAATATTGATTAATTACATCTTGCCAGATTTGATATTCTGCATTACTTCCTTGAACATAATCCCATATATCTTCAGCTTGACCAGCCATTAAAATTAAAGGTTTATCTAAACAGCGTTGTTTAGCATTATAAATCAATTGTGCTTGGGCGGGAATGGTAGCTAGTGCAGGAACAGTATCGGTAGGAAAGCTGATCAATTTTCCAGCTTTGGCATTTTCTATTAATACTTCTAGGGAGACATTCATAAATATATGGAGTTACTATAAGAAATTGGAAAACGTTTGGCAAAAGATACCTCAACCATGACAAGGTGGTTGCAAAAGTATAAGTCAGGTGGGCTACCAGAGAATATTAAATGTTAAACATTGAAATTTTCTCTGGTGATACAGCAATAAAGTTTAACTGCTGGAAGTTTTCAGGAGAATTAACAGGGATTAATTTTTGGATAAAAGGCTGATAATAAAATAATTGATAACCAATACTTTCTAAATACTTTGCTACTTCAATATTGCTACCTTGACTACCTGCGATATTTTCATAAAGAATTACTGGTTTAAACTGATTTATTAACTGTTTACTCCCCGCTAAAACTGCCATTTCATGTCCTTCTGCATCCATTTTCAAAAAATCAACTTGCTGAATATTTTCTTGTTCCACTAAACTATCTAAGGTAAAAGAAGGAACTTCTTCAAAAGTACCCGCAGCTATATCTATAGTATCATCACTAACTACTTCATTAAGTTCATTGGCAGCGTGTAATAATAATTTGACAGTGCTGTTTTTATCACTTGCTGCACCTACACAAACTTTTACCCAGGGTAACTCATTTATTCTAGAGGTTTCTTGCAAACAACGGACACAACCAGAAAATGGTTCAACTGCTAAAACTCGTCCTGTATTTCCGACTTTTAAAGCTGCACTAAAAGTATAAACACCGACATTTGCACCGACATCAATAATTGTCATTCCTGGTTGGATATAACTGCGCCAAAATTCCATTTCTTTCTCGAACCAATCTTGCTCAGTTAGTAATACACTGGTGACAATACTTTTTAAACTTGGTTCAACTGCCATGATCAAATTACTTTCAAAAGGCAGATATGTAAATAAACTATCTAATGGTAATTGTGTCCATTTCCATTCTGGAGATGAGGCATTAAACTGATAAAAATCACTAGCTGTTTTTAGCCAATAATCTGCTAATGTTACTTGTTGCAAATCTCGATGAGCTAAATATAAAGATTGCAAAATAGGTGCGTAATCTGGTTGTAATTTTCTGGCTTGTTGTAAATATAAAATACCTTCTATTTTGCGAGACATTAAATTAGCAATCCCTATCTTTAAGCTCAAATTAACTAAATTAGGTAGAGTTTGGTTGGCTAGGTATAGAAACCTCTCGCTGACAGGAGTGTAAAAAGCAATTTGTGAGCTAGAAATAATTTCACTCAGTAAAACTAAGACTTGCTGAAAAATATTTTCAGATAAGATTTTTTCTAAACACTTTTGATCATTTATTGCTATTTTTCGCTGATTTACAGATAGATAGATTAAATAATTGTTATTTTCTATTGATACGTTGTAAGCATAATGTACAGCATTAATAAATGCGTTATAAGCTATTTCTAAAGCCTTTGATTTTTCTCCAATCCAACTATGAATTAATGCTAAATGAGCGGAAAAAATTGGATGTTTATCTATTTCCAAAGCATTATTTAATGCGTCAAATGCCATTTCTAAATACATAGAACGCATAGTTAAATCTTCAGACTGTTCTGCTTCAGCCATTGCTACTACCGCGATATTATTCCAGTCAGCAGCATTATTTGGTTCATCCCAAGAAGTCTGATCAAGAATATGAGCTATTTTCTCTAAAGTCTGATCAGCAACAGATGGTAGGAGATTTTGAAGATAATTTACATAAGAATTATCATTAGTAGCTGTAGAGTTCATATTTCAGACCTGTATAATTTTAAACTTTAGTTATTTACGGTTAGGATACCCAAAATTTTCTAGCATTTATCATTTATTTTGATAAATCTTTACAATCAACCACATAACTACCCAAAATCAGCATCCCAGCGTTGAGTCATTCTCTATCTGATGACTGAAGAGTCAGAAACTGTCTATTTAACTAACGTCTTCATAGTCTATAATTCCATCTGTCAGCCTGGGTTTCCTAGTTTCAATTTTAATAAATTAGTATCTAAATCCTGATAGATAAAAACCTACTTTTGTGGCCAACGCCAATTATAACGATTCCATTCATAAATACCTTGAATTTCATACTCAGTCCCATTCAAAAACCGGATTAGACAATTAGTAAAATCATCTTGATCCGGTTCATAAATCTGAATTACCATACAAGGAAACCATTCTCGTTGATCAGCATCATTTCCTGGTATCCATTCCCACAAAGCATTAGAAACCTCAACGCGATCGCCTATCCTGAGTTTTAAAGCCTCTTCAAAATAAGAATATTTATCAAAATGGTAGTCCTCCACCCGATTTAACCAGGGTAAACCATAGTGATCACGAATAAACTGCACCTTACCCGAATCTTGCCCCAACAGCCAATCATTTAACAACTGTACTTTCCAAGTGCGGTTTTGCTCCTCCTCCGCTTTCACAAACGCCAAAAACGCCTCCAACTCTTCTGGGGTGAGTTCATCCAAAGGATTAGCAGTATCTGATACCCTAGATTTTGAGTTCTTCTGAATTTGCTTGATTACTTGCAGCAATATTTGTTTCTGCGTATCACTGAGAGG from Okeanomitos corallinicola TIOX110 includes the following:
- the hemE gene encoding uroporphyrinogen decarboxylase, which produces MGVSSTAPLLLRAARGEQVDRPPVWMMRQAGRYMKAYRDLREKYPSFRERSEIPEVAIEVSLQPWRAFQPDGVILFSDIVTPLPGMGIDMDIAEGKGPIINAPIRTQEQVDQLRPLDPETSLPFIKTILQALRQEVDNQSTVLGFVGAPWTLAAYAVEGKGSKTYSIIKNMAFSEPAILHQLLTKFAESIADYVRYQIDCGAQVVQMFDSWAGQLSPQDYEVFAAPYQKMVFEKVKETHPDTPLILLVTGSAGLLERMATSGADILTIDWTVDMADARKRLGKEVKVQGNLDPGVLFGSKEFIRDRILDTVRKAGNWGHILNLGHGVLPTTPEENVAHFFETAKNLNALV
- a CDS encoding glycoside hydrolase family 15 protein produces the protein MKTPTELPIRLDYYYEQIKTIILSRQNPITGLLPASTAITAHGDYTDAWVRDNVYSILAVWGLALAYRKIDDDQGRTYELEYSVVKLMRGLLFAMMRQSHKVETFKHTQSLLDGLHAKYNTATGDVVVGDDEWGHLQLDATSIYLLMLAQMTASGLSIIFTLDEVNFVQNLVYYIGRAYRTPDFGIWERGNKINHGSAELNASSLGMAKAALEAMNGLNLFGVNGCQASVIHVLPDEIARARITLESLLPRESASKEVDAALLSIISYPAFAVEDLQLQQRTFNEIINKLGGRYGCKRFLRDGHQTVLEDSHRLHYEPWELKQFENIECEWPLFFTYLILDGIFSQNDEQVEKYQQLLAEVIVERDGWKLLPELYYVPEENIEAEKLEPHTQTRLPNENIPLVWAQSLYFLGEMLTEGLIAVGDIDPLGRHLRVGKNREAMVQIALLAEDEELQSELEVYGIETQTPNQVEPIQIRHAGELSQIYTQIGRNDKLGLTGRPMRRLRSLTISRMYRIQDQTIAFLPTFLDSQQFYLTLDYHFLVDQIRGELAYIQKCWSDLGRPTLTLMITRTMLETGAEALLELMQELKDGVCGGVKVKLGRLNQLMLTAALQRIDFLEDIKLFSPPVKDAKLRYYHLFSNPSKNWRLGHTQEFHMECETNLDALLSYLRSSENIYEQIELLQTLSRLKGLDFETGYGEAGYAVTVGDLLDEVYTKAGSLGLWAVVRRAAALRQMVDIALSDAVTSILVCGKQIAVGRAYSEASLITVPMSHHEIAEKINNFCREDIRDRVLTQEVMIYLGVLIKSEPELFKGLLTLRVGYLILLITSELAQELGVTQDEAYDHLMQLSPYEVKDRLEKVLTSYSGVTGLLRQQESLHIKQKESDIAWVVQPVIREEIEVEPENWRRYRQAEGAINRVPKDFFKQVWLLMHHCKGLVIGDKLERRNRLESELMISEMTAGERNFALRIEHLLNKIEAPEYRQVNVEALMELAAIAANNPNLHIEEYIVLDVLVGHAVRLAWLENHPERGDRYDEDKGLAWPNFYNTSPSDCATYILKALKFLTKFERDL
- a CDS encoding glycosyltransferase, encoding MKHPLISIITPAYKAENTIIRAVKSVIKQDFPDWEMIIISDDLQNYEQILKENNIIDARLQFTSTNKLGSGASNARNKGLETAKGQYIASLDADDEFKSQKLSKMIPLVEKYGAAVSDIEFRDSDSYLALEKLNQLPENDFLSAKDIIPVCLHTYSIYLYDRAKIPNLYYENDLARAQDLVFLMSFFNHIEFIGFESDRLHTYYRREGSVCNSADTHATSHQNKQRLLAKINNDQISIQNELAKEETRKYMNFSLEIDDIYDQEILKNPQAEWLQIFKTQIQERYFLS
- a CDS encoding ribbon-helix-helix domain-containing protein, giving the protein MKVKTIRTTLTIPKELLEATDKAVLEGKAKSRNDFVVQALKRELAAQKRAEIDAALAEMTRDPDYQAEVLKIEAEFATAQWEALQLGESPR
- a CDS encoding NAD(P)-dependent oxidoreductase, producing the protein MSKKRILITGASGCIGHYISEALIENTEHELYLLVRNPNKLQVDTQTRTGITILQGDMQEINKFSNLLKTIDTAVLTATSWGGDNIFDINVNKTIELMSLLNPERCQQVIYFSTASVLNHDNQPLKEAGEIGTDYISSKYDCLHKIEELAIFPKITTVFPTLVLGGDETKPYSHLTSGISEVTKFINIIRFLQADGSFHFIHGKDIGTVVQYLIDYPPQAGDPRRFVLGQSGLTVNQAVEEVCDYLGKKIFFRIPLSLGLANVIIKLFRIQMAAWDRFCMSYRHFTYSNAINPGSFDLPNYCVTMSDVLRISGVKDGK
- a CDS encoding type II toxin-antitoxin system PemK/MazF family toxin, whose amino-acid sequence is MRRGEVYDARLEMTEGSEQGGTRPVIIVSRDVINLSSPVVLAVPCTTYQTGKRVYPTQVLILSPDGGLRKDSIAMADQVRVLSKTRFLRLRGVLSEVVMAHLAQALLIALDLPGEVDISI